One Fusarium musae strain F31 chromosome 6, whole genome shotgun sequence DNA segment encodes these proteins:
- a CDS encoding hypothetical protein (EggNog:ENOG41~antiSMASH:Cluster_6.4), translating into MSSEPATPTDSELLDQEIIALKEQAAALRKSLKIETSTILAAPSTQAFLKPSKNSLSSRNIPSRTKLLSEADKQRAYNQQCLYRIGSSVTAFKVQDPDPNAVDGGHVLGLRFEVMSKSQFLLPYYVMLNRPYFNSKYLRIHRNTLPSAIPIAGLAARYLPAPRPESDKSPQQNLDRFVRALRREIVRYHNRLGVSADLRRSLGLHDRVDDTVLPDDIVEVGIADIEAKQIRFSWADDRSGRVVMDNDGRVIKLMMFGREGRDWETTKELYGKYERIEDVAKTLQTYVNG; encoded by the exons ATGTCATCCGAACCAGCTACTCCAACCGATAGCGAACTCCTTGATCAAGAAATAATAGCGCTTAAAGAGCAAG CCGCTGCTTTGCGCAAGTCGCTCAAAATCGAAACATCAACAATTCTTGCTGCGCCCTCAACACAAGCTTTTCTCAAGCCATCCAAGAATTCTCTATCATCCCGGAATATACCATCCCGCACGAAGCTCCTGAGCGAAGCCGACAAACAAAGAGCATATAACCAGCAATGTCTTTATCGCATAGGCAGCTCTGTCACTGCTTTCAAGGTCCAAGACCCCGATCCCAATGCAGTTGACGGAGGGCATGTCCTTGGCTTGCGCTTCGAAGTCATGTCCAAGAGCCAGTTCCTGCTCCCTTACTATGTCATGCTTAACAGACCATACTTCAATTCCAAATACCTGCGAATCCACCGAAACACTCTGCCCTCTGCGATACCCATAGCCGGCTTGGCAGCCCGTTATCTTCCGGCACCACGCCCGGAGAGCGACAAGTCTCCTCAGCAAAACCTCGACCGTTTCGTCAGAGCGCTCCGAAGAGAAATCGTGCGGTATCACAACCGACTCGGTGTCTCTGCGGACCTGCGACGAAGTCTCGGATTGCACGACAGGGTGGACGATACAGTTCTGCCTGATGACATTGTCGAGGTTGGAATAGCTGATATTGAGGCCAAACAGATTCGATTCTCCTGGGCTGATGATCGAAGTGGCAGAGTTGTTATGGATAATGACGGGAGGGTTATCAAACTTATGATGTTTGGTAGAGAAGGCCGCGATTGGGAGACAACGAAGGAGCTCTACGGAAAGTATGAGCGAATCGAAGACG